One Bradyrhizobium sp. CCGB12 genomic window carries:
- the urtE gene encoding urea ABC transporter ATP-binding subunit UrtE: MLDVKDINLYYGAAQALRGVSIAAEPGKVTCVLGRNGVGKTSLLRAMVGQYPISSGAIVLDGNDITGLKPYERARKGIGFVPQGREIFPLLTVEENLKTGFGPLKREDRHIPDDVFSLFPVLQSMLGRRGGDLSGGQQQQLAIGRALVMRPKLLLLDEPTEGIQPSIIKDIGRAISYLRNLGNIAIVLVEQYLDFACELGDSFAVMDRGAVKFTCDRSNLDPSEISRQMAL; the protein is encoded by the coding sequence ATGCTGGATGTGAAAGATATCAATCTCTACTATGGTGCTGCCCAAGCGCTGCGCGGCGTCTCGATCGCCGCCGAGCCCGGCAAGGTCACCTGCGTGCTCGGGCGCAACGGCGTCGGCAAGACCTCGCTGCTCCGCGCCATGGTCGGCCAATATCCGATCTCCTCGGGCGCGATCGTGCTCGACGGCAACGACATCACCGGCCTGAAGCCCTACGAGCGGGCGCGCAAGGGCATCGGCTTCGTGCCGCAGGGCCGCGAGATATTTCCGTTGCTGACGGTCGAGGAGAACCTCAAGACCGGCTTCGGCCCCCTCAAGCGCGAGGACAGGCATATTCCGGACGACGTGTTCTCGCTGTTTCCGGTGCTGCAATCCATGCTGGGTCGTCGCGGCGGCGACCTCTCCGGCGGCCAGCAGCAGCAGCTCGCGATCGGGCGCGCACTGGTGATGCGGCCGAAGCTGCTCCTGCTCGACGAGCCGACCGAGGGCATCCAGCCCTCGATTATCAAGGACATCGGTCGGGCCATCTCTTACCTGCGCAACCTCGGTAACATCGCCATCGTGCTGGTCGAACAATATCTCGACTTTGCCTGTGAACTCGGCGACAGTTTTGCCGTGATGGATCGCGGCGCGGTGAAGTTCACCTGCGACCGTTCCAATCTCGACCCGAGCGAAATCAGCCGCCAGATGGCGCTGTAG
- the urtD gene encoding urea ABC transporter ATP-binding protein UrtD, whose protein sequence is MNVMDTRATSAMLYLDGVHVSFDGFHAINNLSLTLEPGEMRAIIGPNGAGKTTMMDIITGKTKPDDGTVLFDGVTDLTRLDETRIAELGIGRKFQKPTVFESQTVQDNLLLALNVDHSVRGTLFWRGSKAESERIDKVLETIRLTDARNRLAGSLSHGQKQWLEIGMLLAQDPKLLLVDEPVAGMTDVETHLTAELLKEINKTHTVMVVEHDMTFVRELGVKVTCLHEGTVLAEGTIDQVSSNERVIEVYLGR, encoded by the coding sequence ATGAACGTCATGGATACCCGCGCGACGTCCGCAATGCTCTATCTCGACGGCGTGCACGTCTCGTTCGACGGCTTCCACGCCATCAACAACCTGTCGCTGACGCTCGAGCCCGGCGAGATGCGCGCCATCATCGGCCCGAACGGCGCCGGCAAGACCACGATGATGGATATCATCACCGGCAAGACCAAGCCGGACGATGGCACCGTGCTGTTCGACGGCGTCACTGATCTGACGCGACTCGACGAAACCCGCATCGCCGAGCTCGGCATCGGCCGCAAATTCCAGAAGCCGACCGTGTTCGAGAGCCAGACCGTGCAGGACAACCTCCTGCTCGCGCTCAATGTCGATCACTCGGTCCGCGGCACGCTGTTCTGGCGCGGCAGCAAGGCGGAGTCTGAGCGCATCGACAAGGTGCTGGAGACGATCCGCCTCACCGACGCTCGCAACCGTCTTGCCGGCAGCCTCAGCCACGGCCAGAAGCAGTGGCTCGAGATCGGCATGCTGCTGGCGCAGGACCCAAAACTGCTGCTTGTGGATGAGCCCGTCGCAGGGATGACCGACGTCGAGACGCATCTCACCGCCGAGCTGCTGAAAGAGATCAACAAGACCCACACCGTGATGGTGGTCGAACACGACATGACGTTCGTGCGCGAGCTCGGCGTCAAGGTCACCTGCCTGCACGAAGGCACCGTGCTTGCGGAGGGCACTATCGACCAGGTCTCGTCCAACGAGCGGGTCATTGAAGTGTATTTGGGTAGATAG
- the urtC gene encoding urea ABC transporter permease subunit UrtC, whose translation MTPHMLTRSLDRGATIFLAVVAACGILIPLSNLLLPAGSFLQVPTYLVALWGKYVCYAILALSIDLIWGYCGILSLGHGAFFALGGYAMGMYLMRQIGTRGVYGNPILPDFMVFLNYSKLPWYWYGFDMFWFAALMVLVVPGLLAFCFGWLAFRSRVTGVYLSIITQAMTYALLLAFFRNDFGFGGNNGLTDFKDILGFNVQAEGTRAALFALSCLALIASFLICRSVVSSKLGKVLIAIRDAESRSRFLGYRVESYKLFVFTLSACMAGVAGALYVPQVGIINPSEFAPGNSIEAVIWVAVGGRGTLVGAALGAVVVNYAKTFFTSGMLAPYWLFMLGALFILVTLLLPKGIVGTFNAWWDQSKEKRAATSVSAAAEDGITEPKMAE comes from the coding sequence ATGACCCCTCACATGCTGACGCGATCGCTGGACCGCGGCGCGACGATCTTCCTTGCCGTCGTCGCGGCCTGCGGCATCCTCATCCCGCTCTCCAATCTGCTGTTGCCCGCGGGTTCGTTCCTGCAAGTGCCGACCTATCTCGTCGCGCTCTGGGGCAAATATGTCTGCTACGCCATCCTGGCGCTTTCGATCGATTTGATCTGGGGCTATTGCGGCATCCTCTCGCTCGGTCACGGCGCGTTCTTCGCGCTCGGCGGCTACGCCATGGGCATGTACCTGATGCGGCAGATCGGCACCCGCGGCGTCTACGGCAATCCGATCCTGCCCGACTTCATGGTGTTCCTGAACTATTCGAAGCTGCCCTGGTACTGGTACGGCTTCGACATGTTCTGGTTCGCGGCCCTGATGGTGCTGGTCGTGCCGGGGCTGCTCGCGTTCTGCTTCGGCTGGCTCGCCTTCCGCTCCCGCGTCACCGGCGTGTACCTGTCGATCATCACGCAGGCGATGACCTATGCCCTGCTGCTCGCCTTCTTCCGTAACGATTTTGGCTTTGGCGGCAACAACGGCCTGACCGATTTCAAGGACATTTTGGGCTTCAACGTCCAGGCGGAAGGAACCCGCGCGGCGCTGTTCGCGCTAAGTTGCCTGGCGCTGATCGCGAGCTTCCTGATCTGCCGCTCCGTGGTGTCCTCCAAGCTCGGCAAGGTGCTGATCGCGATCCGCGACGCGGAATCGCGCAGCCGGTTCCTCGGTTACCGCGTCGAATCCTACAAGCTGTTCGTGTTCACGCTGTCGGCGTGCATGGCCGGCGTCGCGGGCGCGCTCTACGTGCCGCAGGTCGGCATCATCAACCCATCCGAATTCGCGCCGGGAAATTCGATCGAGGCCGTGATCTGGGTCGCGGTCGGCGGCCGCGGCACGCTGGTCGGCGCCGCGCTCGGCGCTGTCGTGGTCAACTACGCCAAGACGTTCTTCACCTCGGGCATGCTCGCGCCGTACTGGCTGTTCATGCTCGGCGCACTGTTCATCCTGGTGACGCTGCTACTGCCGAAGGGAATCGTCGGCACTTTCAATGCCTGGTGGGATCAGTCGAAGGAAAAGCGCGCCGCGACCTCAGTGAGCGCCGCGGCCGAAGACGGCATCACCGAACCGAAGATGGCGGAGTAG
- the urtB gene encoding urea ABC transporter permease subunit UrtB: protein MPAHLSARLRSFVLSLFLIAFALPAFAGPFEDAVAKFANDDFSDTEEAIGAVAGSGNPLAFPIISALQDGRLMADLDSKKVYVIGADGKSIDAATGQPVASVPDSASAVRLNNRLRRSVDAALGSLTLQSPDLSTRLQAAQSVFKSHEETALEAVDAALTKESNRSVKSALGEARAAILLFKSDATEVEKLEAVATLKARGDQEALALLTGMGDQPASVTKAAASAISSIQSSLAVWSTVQNAWYGLSLGSVLLLAAIGLAITFGVMGVINMAHGEMVMIGAYTTFVVQEVIRTRYPGLFDYSLLIAVPLAFLVAGAIGVLIERSIIRFLYGRPLETLLATWGLSLVLQQAVRTMFGPTNREVGNPSWMSGAFELGQITITYNRLWILCFTLALFAILLAMLRYTALGLEMRAVTQNRRMAASMGIATSRVDALTFGLGSGIAGIAGVALSQIDNVSPNLGQSYIIDSFMVVVFGGVGNLWGTLVGAFTLGIANKFLEPVAGAVLGKIAILVLIILFIQKRPRGLFALKGRAVEA, encoded by the coding sequence GTGCCAGCCCATTTGTCCGCCCGTCTCCGTTCGTTTGTCCTCTCGTTGTTCCTGATCGCGTTCGCGCTGCCGGCTTTCGCCGGTCCGTTCGAGGATGCGGTCGCCAAGTTCGCCAATGACGATTTTTCCGATACGGAAGAGGCGATCGGCGCGGTTGCGGGCAGCGGCAATCCCCTGGCCTTCCCGATCATCAGCGCGCTCCAGGACGGCCGTCTCATGGCTGACCTCGATAGCAAGAAGGTTTATGTCATCGGCGCTGACGGCAAGTCGATCGATGCTGCGACCGGACAGCCCGTGGCCAGCGTTCCCGACAGCGCCAGCGCGGTCCGCCTCAACAACCGCCTGCGTCGCAGCGTGGACGCCGCGCTCGGCAGCCTAACTCTCCAATCGCCCGATCTGTCGACGCGCCTCCAGGCCGCGCAGTCAGTCTTCAAGTCGCATGAGGAGACCGCGCTCGAGGCGGTCGATGCCGCGCTCACCAAGGAAAGCAACAGATCCGTCAAGTCCGCGCTCGGCGAGGCCCGCGCGGCGATCCTGCTGTTCAAGTCGGACGCAACCGAGGTCGAGAAGCTGGAGGCGGTCGCCACGCTCAAGGCGCGCGGCGATCAGGAGGCGCTGGCGCTGCTCACCGGCATGGGCGACCAGCCGGCCTCGGTGACCAAGGCGGCCGCGAGCGCGATCAGCTCGATCCAGAGCTCGCTTGCGGTCTGGTCCACCGTGCAGAATGCCTGGTACGGCCTCTCGCTCGGCTCGGTGTTGCTGCTCGCCGCGATCGGGCTCGCCATCACCTTCGGCGTGATGGGCGTCATCAACATGGCCCATGGCGAGATGGTGATGATCGGGGCCTACACCACCTTCGTGGTGCAGGAGGTGATACGCACCCGCTATCCCGGCCTGTTCGACTATTCGCTCCTGATTGCCGTGCCGCTCGCCTTCCTCGTCGCCGGCGCCATCGGCGTGCTGATCGAGCGCAGCATCATCCGCTTCCTCTACGGCCGTCCGCTGGAGACGCTGCTCGCGACCTGGGGCCTGTCGCTGGTGTTGCAACAGGCGGTGCGCACCATGTTCGGCCCGACCAACCGCGAGGTCGGCAACCCCTCCTGGATGAGCGGCGCCTTCGAGCTCGGCCAGATCACCATCACCTACAACCGGCTCTGGATTCTCTGCTTCACGCTCGCATTGTTCGCGATCCTGCTCGCAATGCTGCGCTACACCGCGCTGGGCCTCGAGATGCGTGCGGTGACGCAGAACCGCCGCATGGCAGCCTCGATGGGCATCGCCACTTCGCGCGTCGATGCGCTGACCTTCGGACTCGGTTCGGGCATTGCCGGCATCGCCGGCGTCGCGCTGTCGCAGATCGACAATGTCAGCCCCAATCTCGGCCAGAGCTACATCATCGACAGCTTCATGGTCGTGGTGTTCGGCGGTGTGGGCAACCTTTGGGGCACTCTCGTTGGCGCCTTTACGCTCGGCATCGCCAACAAGTTCCTGGAGCCGGTCGCCGGCGCCGTGCTCGGCAAGATCGCCATCCTGGTTCTCATCATCCTGTTCATTCAAAAGCGGCCGCGCGGCCTGTTCGCGCTCAAGGGCCGTGCGGTGGAAGCATGA
- the urtA gene encoding urea ABC transporter substrate-binding protein, with product MLSKSTRDRAASFSRRGVLAATAGLMFGLASLTGAKAADDTIKVGVLHSLSGTMAISETTLKDTILFLIDEQNKKGGVLGKKLEAVVVDPASNWPLFAEKARELITKDKVSVVFGCWTSVSRKSVLPVFKELNNILFYPVQYEGEESERNVFYTGAAPNQQAIPAVDYLMKEEKVKRWVLAGTDYVYPRTTNKILEAYLKSKGVAQEDIMINYTPFGHSDWQTIVADIKKFGSAGKKTAVVSTINGDANVPFYKELGNQGIKAKDIPVVAFSVGEEELAGIDTKPLVGHLAAWNYFESIKTKDGSNEKFIKDWQAYTKNPKRVTNDPMEAHVIGFNMWVKAVEKVKSTDPDKVIDALPGIEAPNLTGGVSKMLPNHHITKPVFIGEIKGNGQFDVVWKTPGLVAGDAWSKELDGSKDLIGDWVGKKCGNFNTKTDKCLGSGS from the coding sequence ATGCTTAGCAAATCTACTCGCGATAGAGCGGCGTCATTTAGCCGCCGCGGCGTGCTCGCCGCGACCGCCGGACTGATGTTCGGTCTGGCTTCATTGACCGGCGCCAAGGCTGCGGACGACACCATCAAGGTCGGCGTGCTTCACTCCCTGTCGGGCACCATGGCCATCAGCGAAACCACGCTGAAGGACACCATCCTCTTCCTGATCGACGAGCAGAACAAGAAGGGCGGCGTGCTCGGCAAGAAGCTCGAGGCCGTCGTCGTCGACCCCGCTTCGAACTGGCCGCTGTTCGCCGAGAAGGCGCGCGAGCTGATCACCAAGGACAAGGTCTCGGTCGTGTTCGGCTGCTGGACCTCGGTGTCGCGCAAGTCGGTGCTCCCGGTCTTCAAGGAGCTGAACAACATCCTGTTCTACCCCGTGCAGTACGAGGGCGAGGAGAGCGAGCGCAACGTGTTCTACACGGGTGCTGCGCCGAACCAGCAGGCGATCCCCGCCGTCGACTATCTGATGAAGGAAGAGAAGGTGAAGCGCTGGGTGCTCGCGGGCACCGACTACGTCTATCCGCGCACCACCAACAAGATCCTGGAAGCCTATCTGAAGTCCAAGGGTGTCGCCCAGGAAGACATCATGATCAACTACACGCCGTTCGGTCATTCCGACTGGCAGACGATCGTGGCCGACATCAAGAAGTTCGGCTCGGCCGGCAAGAAGACCGCGGTGGTCTCGACCATCAACGGCGACGCCAACGTTCCCTTCTACAAGGAGCTCGGCAACCAGGGCATCAAGGCCAAGGACATCCCGGTGGTCGCGTTCTCGGTGGGTGAGGAAGAGCTCGCCGGCATCGATACCAAGCCGCTGGTCGGTCATCTCGCCGCCTGGAACTACTTCGAGTCGATCAAGACCAAGGACGGCTCGAACGAGAAGTTCATCAAGGACTGGCAGGCCTACACCAAGAATCCGAAGCGCGTGACCAACGACCCGATGGAAGCGCATGTGATCGGCTTCAACATGTGGGTTAAGGCGGTCGAGAAGGTGAAGTCGACCGATCCGGACAAGGTGATCGATGCGCTCCCCGGCATCGAGGCGCCGAACCTGACCGGCGGCGTGTCGAAGATGCTGCCGAACCACCACATCACCAAGCCGGTGTTCATCGGCGAGATCAAGGGCAACGGCCAGTTCGACGTGGTCTGGAAGACCCCGGGCCTCGTCGCGGGCGATGCCTGGTCGAAGGAGCTCGACGGTTCCAAGGACCTGATCGGCGACTGGGTCGGCAAGAAGTGCGGCAACTTCAACACCAAGACCGACAAGTGCCTCGGTTCGGGCTCCTGA